The Methanobrevibacter millerae genome window below encodes:
- a CDS encoding carbon-nitrogen hydrolase family protein, which translates to MNTVKIALCQMDVIDNKQENISKATSMINEAVSLDSNFIVLPEMFNCPYSNDKFIEYAEEENSSPTLESISKLAKKHQVYILAGSIPEKEDTRIYNTSYLFDRKGEIIAKHRKMHLFDVDVEGGIYFKESDTLTPGNEFNVAQTEFGKIGMGICYDVRFPQLAQINVKKGARILFYPGAFNMTTGPAHWELLFRSRALDNQVFCIGVAPALNEDASYHSYGHSIAVNPWGEVICQLDYKEELKTVDINLDEIKKVRNEIPVLKNKRNDLYEIIEK; encoded by the coding sequence ATGAATACTGTAAAAATAGCTTTATGTCAAATGGATGTAATTGACAATAAGCAGGAAAATATTTCAAAGGCAACTTCAATGATAAATGAAGCTGTTAGTCTTGATTCTAATTTTATTGTTCTTCCGGAAATGTTCAACTGCCCATATTCCAACGACAAGTTCATAGAATATGCAGAAGAGGAAAATTCAAGCCCTACACTGGAAAGCATTTCCAAACTGGCCAAAAAACATCAAGTTTACATTCTGGCAGGATCCATACCCGAAAAGGAAGACACAAGAATATACAACACCAGCTATCTTTTCGACAGAAAGGGTGAAATAATTGCAAAGCACCGCAAGATGCATCTTTTTGACGTTGACGTTGAAGGAGGAATCTATTTTAAGGAGTCCGATACGTTAACGCCGGGAAATGAATTCAACGTGGCACAAACAGAATTCGGCAAAATAGGCATGGGAATATGCTATGACGTCAGATTTCCCCAATTGGCTCAGATAAACGTGAAAAAGGGAGCTCGAATCTTATTCTATCCGGGAGCCTTCAACATGACAACGGGACCCGCCCACTGGGAACTGCTTTTCAGGTCAAGAGCCCTTGACAATCAGGTATTCTGCATCGGCGTTGCACCTGCATTAAATGAAGATGCCAGCTATCACAGCTATGGCCATTCGATTGCAGTTAATCCGTGGGGAGAAGTAATCTGTCAGCTGGATTATAAAGAAGAGCTTAAAACTGTTGACATTAATCTGGATGAAATAAAAAAAGTAAGGAATGAAATTCCCGTTTTAAAAAATAAAAGAAATGATTTGTATGAGATAATCGAAAAGTAA
- a CDS encoding HEAT repeat domain-containing protein, which translates to MSNLTMTEAIENLKSEDVSVRKEAIESLIGVTDEEAIDPLIEATTDENAQVRFKAAEILGNMGNVAFDRLASKFTSETGKNKRFLAFALKETNNENAIPLFAEAVSDEDFGVRKVSIRALGELQANDELDTIAKGLDDEDWGVRLATIHACADLASDESIALIKKARKEESDKDFKKSCNKALKKAEKVKKAKAEGKVVSNTIPMKTIKDMEKTNPQKAIKEYEKYVSSETDKDAPYKRLAVLYRKLNMYDEEVAVLEKAIDVLSEKKPGKEEWFEKRLNKLR; encoded by the coding sequence ATGTCTAATTTAACAATGACCGAAGCAATCGAAAATCTTAAAAGTGAAGATGTAAGTGTTAGAAAGGAAGCTATCGAATCATTAATCGGCGTAACCGATGAAGAAGCAATCGATCCGTTAATTGAAGCAACAACCGATGAGAATGCGCAGGTCAGATTTAAGGCTGCCGAAATTCTGGGAAATATGGGTAACGTTGCATTTGACAGGCTCGCTTCCAAATTCACATCCGAAACAGGTAAAAACAAAAGATTTTTGGCTTTTGCTTTAAAAGAAACTAATAATGAAAATGCCATTCCTCTGTTTGCTGAAGCCGTAAGCGATGAAGACTTTGGGGTTAGAAAAGTTTCAATCCGTGCTTTGGGAGAGCTTCAAGCCAATGATGAATTGGATACCATTGCTAAAGGTTTGGATGATGAGGACTGGGGCGTAAGGCTTGCAACCATACACGCCTGCGCTGATTTGGCTTCAGATGAATCAATTGCATTAATCAAAAAGGCAAGAAAAGAGGAATCCGATAAGGACTTCAAGAAATCCTGTAATAAAGCCCTTAAAAAGGCTGAAAAGGTTAAAAAGGCCAAGGCTGAAGGCAAAGTCGTATCCAATACAATACCTATGAAAACCATTAAGGATATGGAAAAGACCAATCCTCAAAAGGCAATTAAAGAATATGAGAAATATGTCAGTTCCGAAACGGACAAGGACGCTCCATATAAAAGACTGGCTGTCCTATACAGAAAATTAAATATGTATGATGAGGAAGTGGCAGTTCTTGAAAAGGCCATTGACGTACTGTCCGAGAAAAAGCCTGGAAAGGAAGAATGGTTTGAAAAAAGATTAAACAAATTGAGATGA
- a CDS encoding ATP-dependent helicase → MISEQTKIYSKKTIYKTLHPWVRQWFDNKFDDFTPAQKRSIVEIHKKKNILVSSPTGSGKTLTAFLSIISELTALSEKESLEDKVYCIYISPLKALDNDIEKNLEEPLKEIEQIAGKKLGIRKAVRTGDTSQYQRQKMLKQPPHILITTPETLSILLVAPKFREKLSHVKYVIVDEIHSLAENKRGVHLSLSLERLHHLIGNFTRIGLSATVSPLDEVARFLVGYEYGVERDCEVVNINYLKELDMEVICPVSDITIADEEDIRLGMYSLLDDLIQENKTTLIFTNTRSGTERFVYNLKKMFPMNYNSKNIMAHHSSLSKEVRLETENNLKEGKLKAVISSTSLELGIDIGYIDLVVLINSPKSVSRALQRIGRSGHRLHEKSRGKIIVTDRDDLVECSVLLKNAKEGKIDRIQIPKNCLDVLAQHIYGMSIENPWDIDYAYDVIRKSYCYKDLTRDDYEDVLSYMGGEYPELEDRYVYAKIWIDYKENTFGKRGKLARMLYSTNIGTIPDSSGVLVKCDGETVGKIEAEFMERLKKGDTFVLGGNTFRFNYAKGMTINVSPSNGPPTIPSWFSQQLPLSFDLAMDIQRFRAHMDSKFQYRRSKEEIMEFIYDYLYVDDFAANSIYEYFVEQYKYAQIPSNRKLLIEYYRGFGDRRFVIFHSLFGRKVNDALSRAVAYLVARRYNMNVTISISDNGFYLSSDSKIGGLESFRQLTPENFRPILTQSLDKTETLASRFRHCAGRSLMTLRRYKGESKSVGRQQVRGKILLKFVQEMDENFSILKEARREALEDYMDVENALKVIEWIASEEMEIKTINTVIPTPFAFNLVSQGYLDVLNQNDRAEFTKRMHKAVLDQIKDKLTELY, encoded by the coding sequence ATGATTAGTGAGCAAACAAAAATCTATTCAAAAAAGACCATTTATAAAACGCTGCATCCATGGGTTAGACAGTGGTTTGACAATAAATTCGATGATTTTACGCCTGCTCAGAAAAGATCAATCGTTGAAATCCATAAAAAGAAAAACATTCTGGTTTCATCACCGACGGGTTCGGGTAAGACGCTGACCGCATTCCTGTCAATCATAAGCGAGCTTACGGCATTATCCGAAAAGGAATCGCTTGAGGACAAGGTCTACTGCATTTACATTTCACCCTTAAAGGCTCTGGACAATGACATTGAAAAGAATCTGGAAGAGCCCTTAAAGGAAATCGAGCAGATTGCAGGTAAAAAGCTAGGCATCAGAAAGGCCGTAAGAACGGGCGACACCAGCCAGTATCAAAGACAGAAGATGCTCAAGCAGCCTCCCCACATCCTGATAACAACTCCCGAAACATTATCCATACTTCTTGTGGCTCCTAAGTTTCGCGAAAAGCTGAGCCACGTCAAATACGTCATAGTTGACGAGATTCATTCATTGGCGGAGAATAAACGGGGCGTTCATTTAAGCCTGTCGCTTGAGCGGCTGCACCATTTAATAGGCAATTTTACAAGAATCGGGCTTTCGGCTACCGTCAGTCCCCTTGATGAAGTCGCCAGATTTCTGGTCGGATACGAATACGGCGTTGAAAGGGACTGTGAAGTTGTAAACATCAATTACCTCAAGGAACTTGATATGGAAGTCATATGTCCGGTAAGCGACATTACGATTGCCGATGAGGAGGATATCCGCCTTGGAATGTACAGCCTGCTCGATGACCTGATACAGGAAAACAAGACAACGCTGATATTTACCAATACGAGAAGCGGAACGGAAAGGTTCGTCTATAATCTCAAAAAGATGTTCCCGATGAACTACAACAGCAAAAACATTATGGCTCACCATTCATCCCTCTCAAAGGAGGTCAGACTGGAAACTGAAAACAATTTAAAGGAAGGAAAGCTCAAGGCAGTCATATCCTCAACTTCACTTGAACTGGGAATAGACATCGGATACATTGATTTGGTGGTTCTCATAAACTCCCCGAAATCCGTTTCAAGAGCCCTTCAAAGAATAGGGCGAAGCGGACACAGACTGCATGAGAAATCAAGAGGAAAAATCATTGTAACCGACCGTGACGACCTGGTTGAATGTTCCGTTCTTTTAAAGAACGCCAAGGAAGGAAAAATTGACCGGATTCAAATCCCAAAAAACTGTCTTGACGTTCTGGCGCAGCACATTTACGGAATGAGCATTGAAAATCCTTGGGACATCGATTACGCCTATGACGTCATACGCAAAAGCTACTGCTATAAGGATTTGACAAGAGACGATTATGAAGACGTCTTAAGCTATATGGGTGGCGAATACCCTGAACTCGAAGACAGATACGTCTATGCGAAAATCTGGATTGACTATAAGGAAAACACCTTCGGCAAAAGGGGAAAGCTTGCAAGGATGCTTTATTCAACCAATATAGGGACAATACCTGACAGTTCGGGAGTTCTTGTGAAATGCGACGGAGAAACAGTCGGAAAAATCGAAGCTGAGTTCATGGAAAGGCTTAAAAAAGGAGATACCTTTGTTTTAGGCGGAAACACCTTCAGATTCAATTACGCCAAGGGAATGACAATTAACGTTTCACCGTCAAACGGACCTCCGACAATCCCGTCATGGTTTTCACAGCAATTGCCATTATCATTTGATTTGGCAATGGATATCCAGCGCTTCAGGGCACATATGGATTCCAAATTCCAGTACAGGCGAAGCAAGGAAGAGATTATGGAATTCATTTATGATTATCTCTACGTCGACGACTTTGCGGCAAATTCCATTTACGAATATTTCGTCGAACAGTACAAGTATGCCCAGATTCCAAGCAACAGGAAATTGCTGATAGAATACTACCGCGGTTTTGGTGACAGACGCTTTGTAATATTTCATAGTTTGTTCGGAAGAAAGGTAAATGATGCACTCTCCAGGGCAGTAGCTTACTTGGTTGCAAGAAGATACAATATGAACGTGACAATATCCATATCAGACAATGGATTTTACCTGAGTTCGGACAGCAAGATTGGCGGACTCGAATCATTCCGGCAGCTGACTCCGGAAAACTTCCGTCCGATACTGACGCAGTCACTTGACAAGACCGAAACCCTGGCAAGCAGATTCAGGCACTGCGCCGGACGTTCATTAATGACTTTAAGGAGATATAAGGGAGAATCCAAATCAGTCGGCCGCCAGCAGGTGCGGGGAAAGATACTGCTCAAGTTCGTTCAGGAAATGGATGAAAACTTTTCAATACTTAAGGAAGCCCGAAGGGAAGCTCTGGAAGATTACATGGACGTTGAAAATGCATTGAAAGTAATTGAATGGATTGCGTCCGAGGAAATGGAAATTAAAACAATAAATACTGTTATTCCAACACCATTTGCATTTAATTTGGTTTCACAAGGTTATCTGGACGTATTGAACCAGAATGATAGGGCAGAATTTACAAAAAGAATGCATAAGGCAGTGCTTGACCAAATTAAGGACAAATTAACAGAACTCTACTAA
- a CDS encoding DUF5518 domain-containing protein has protein sequence MTKWSAVIVGFMLTVIVRAFFAPYEFVGLLIVGFIVGYMAHSGIIGGMWNAAVAGAFGTIVTAILFIILVTVGGSLTGILGGLTGFTVSGVTSLIEVVRQLIYYMIVMGITGAFGGALSGEKKDRR, from the coding sequence ATGACCAAATGGAGTGCAGTGATTGTCGGTTTTATGTTAACTGTAATAGTAAGAGCATTCTTTGCGCCTTATGAATTTGTGGGACTGTTAATCGTCGGATTCATTGTGGGATACATGGCCCATTCGGGAATCATTGGCGGAATGTGGAATGCGGCGGTTGCTGGAGCATTTGGTACAATTGTAACCGCAATACTTTTCATTATACTCGTTACTGTAGGAGGAAGCCTTACCGGAATTCTGGGCGGGCTTACCGGATTTACGGTCTCCGGAGTAACCAGCTTAATTGAGGTTGTCAGACAACTGATTTACTATATGATTGTAATGGGAATTACAGGAGCATTTGGAGGAGCTCTTTCTGGAGAAAAAAAAGATAGGAGATAA
- a CDS encoding MFS transporter yields the protein MEENIKEHTWIPLILVCLASFIISLDTTFMNVSISRVVADLSTDVSTIQMTMSFYTLITAAFMLLGAKLQDIVGKKKLFLIGAVLYGIGTFTSAISLNATMLFIGWAVIEGIAGALMLPAIISIISGTYSGEKRTFALAIESVMVAIAAAIGPLFGGMMTTFLSWRYGFAFELVIVVIILVMQKKIPDFIPTESKGDLDITGSIISVIGLVLLVFGILTLSEDIPTSIILMILGIITLVVFALFENRRKKKGNVPLLDMELFKDKNLRVGTVILILVYLVMEGALFTVSLYLQSVLELTAFNTGLTILPLTISLLIFAVGAPNLSGKLNHKTLMAIGAILSIIGCLILSYHFRMNATIVEFMPGMLILGAGLGFIMALSVDIALINIPDESENNASGITSTGQSLGESMGTAVIGIILILGMLGGISNAIDTHAPDHSEDEQYYQEIFDYFQKVGSVNEIESQGSAVVTIVDEIFQNAMEFVMLVMSALMGVVFILTLRLQDKSINK from the coding sequence ATGGAAGAAAATATTAAGGAACACACTTGGATTCCTTTAATTCTTGTTTGTTTAGCTTCCTTTATTATCTCCTTGGATACTACATTCATGAATGTAAGCATATCTCGGGTCGTTGCTGACTTGAGCACTGATGTAAGTACGATTCAGATGACCATGTCATTTTATACTCTCATCACTGCCGCATTCATGTTGCTCGGTGCCAAGCTTCAGGACATAGTCGGTAAAAAGAAACTATTTTTAATCGGTGCTGTACTTTACGGTATCGGTACATTTACTTCAGCGATAAGTCTGAATGCTACAATGTTATTTATAGGATGGGCAGTAATAGAAGGCATAGCCGGAGCATTAATGCTTCCTGCCATCATTTCCATAATAAGCGGAACATATTCAGGCGAAAAACGAACATTCGCCCTGGCAATCGAGAGCGTTATGGTTGCAATAGCGGCCGCTATCGGCCCGCTCTTCGGAGGGATGATGACAACATTTCTCAGCTGGAGATACGGATTTGCATTTGAACTGGTAATCGTTGTCATTATTTTAGTAATGCAAAAGAAAATACCTGATTTCATACCTACCGAATCCAAAGGCGATTTGGATATTACTGGATCCATAATTTCAGTTATTGGCCTTGTTTTGTTGGTTTTCGGTATTTTGACATTATCCGAGGATATCCCCACCAGCATAATCCTGATGATTTTGGGCATAATTACCCTGGTGGTTTTTGCATTGTTTGAAAACAGAAGAAAAAAGAAAGGCAATGTGCCGCTGCTTGATATGGAATTGTTTAAAGACAAAAATTTACGTGTTGGAACTGTCATTCTGATACTTGTATATCTTGTAATGGAAGGGGCATTGTTTACAGTTTCCCTGTACCTGCAGAGCGTATTGGAGTTAACTGCATTCAACACAGGTTTGACCATACTTCCTCTGACCATAAGCTTACTTATTTTTGCAGTGGGAGCTCCAAATTTATCAGGAAAATTGAATCACAAGACACTAATGGCAATAGGAGCAATATTGTCAATCATTGGATGTCTGATTTTAAGCTACCACTTTAGAATGAATGCAACAATAGTGGAGTTTATGCCGGGAATGTTAATATTGGGTGCAGGACTTGGTTTTATTATGGCTTTAAGTGTAGATATTGCATTAATCAATATTCCTGATGAAAGCGAAAATAACGCATCAGGCATTACTTCAACCGGCCAGTCCTTAGGTGAATCAATGGGTACTGCAGTTATCGGAATAATTCTGATTCTTGGAATGTTAGGCGGCATCAGCAATGCAATCGATACGCATGCGCCTGATCATTCAGAAGACGAACAATACTATCAGGAAATCTTTGATTACTTCCAAAAAGTAGGCAGCGTAAACGAGATTGAATCACAGGGCAGTGCTGTCGTGACCATTGTCGACGAGATTTTTCAGAATGCTATGGAATTTGTAATGCTGGTGATGTCGGCCCTGATGGGAGTTGTCTTTATTCTGACGCTGCGGCTGCAAGACAAAAGCATTAATAAATGA
- a CDS encoding formate--phosphoribosylaminoimidazolecarboxamide ligase translates to MGEVKKEDILEILSKYDKDEITLATLGSHTSLHILQGAKEEGFRTAIVCEKGREIPYQRFDVADEYIIVDEFKDIVNEDVQQKLRDMNAIVIPHGSFVAYAGLDNVEDKFNVPMFGNRDVLRWEAERDKERALLVEGEVRIPYKYDDPSQIDRPVMVKFPGARGGRGYFVASSPEEFDAKIDAMKSRGWLDDSDVEAAHIEEYVSGCNYCIHYFYSALDDKVELMGMDTRYESSIDGFVRMPAKDQLDIDLSPSYVVTGNHPAVIRESLLPQVFDIADKLVESAKKLVQPGLNGPFCMQTLVNDNLEVICFEISARTDGGTNTFMDGSPYSYLTYGKPMSMGRRIALEIKNGIERDELDKIIT, encoded by the coding sequence ATGGGAGAAGTAAAAAAGGAAGATATTTTGGAGATACTAAGTAAATACGATAAAGATGAAATAACACTCGCTACTCTTGGAAGCCACACCTCTTTGCATATCCTGCAGGGTGCAAAGGAAGAAGGCTTCAGAACAGCCATCGTCTGTGAAAAGGGAAGAGAAATTCCATATCAAAGATTCGATGTTGCAGATGAATACATTATTGTCGATGAATTCAAGGACATCGTCAATGAGGACGTTCAGCAAAAATTAAGGGACATGAACGCAATCGTCATTCCTCACGGTTCATTTGTGGCATATGCCGGATTGGACAATGTTGAAGACAAGTTCAACGTACCTATGTTCGGTAACAGGGACGTCTTAAGATGGGAAGCAGAAAGGGATAAGGAAAGGGCATTGCTCGTTGAAGGCGAAGTACGTATTCCTTACAAATATGACGACCCTTCTCAAATCGACAGGCCTGTAATGGTCAAGTTCCCTGGAGCAAGAGGAGGAAGAGGTTACTTTGTCGCATCATCTCCAGAAGAATTCGACGCCAAAATTGACGCTATGAAATCCCGTGGTTGGTTAGACGACTCTGACGTTGAAGCAGCTCACATTGAAGAGTATGTTTCCGGATGTAATTACTGTATACACTACTTCTACTCCGCTTTAGATGATAAGGTTGAATTAATGGGAATGGACACAAGATACGAATCCAGCATTGACGGTTTTGTAAGAATGCCTGCAAAAGATCAGCTGGACATTGATTTAAGCCCTTCCTATGTTGTTACAGGTAATCACCCGGCTGTAATTAGAGAATCTTTACTCCCACAAGTATTCGATATAGCTGATAAATTAGTTGAAAGCGCTAAAAAATTAGTCCAGCCAGGATTAAACGGTCCGTTCTGTATGCAAACTCTGGTAAACGATAACCTGGAAGTAATCTGTTTTGAAATAAGTGCAAGAACAGACGGCGGAACAAATACCTTTATGGACGGTTCTCCTTACTCATACCTGACCTACGGCAAACCTATGAGTATGGGTAGAAGAATAGCTCTTGAAATTAAAAACGGTATAGAAAGAGACGAATTAGATAAAATAATAACATAA
- a CDS encoding metallophosphoesterase: MKTMLIGLISDTHIPDRANKIPDNVLSSFKDVDLIIHAGDLTTMDVIDELESIAPVMAVQGNMDRVAGLKLPKARVINAEGLRIGVAHGEVYPRADTQQLLYLAKQLDVNILVSGHSHQPKIEQVEDVLLLNPGSPVVPRLADRTVMLLEINDKNVDVEIVKIGAPVCSALDFTQYPRD, translated from the coding sequence ATAAAAACTATGTTAATAGGATTAATTTCAGATACGCATATTCCCGACAGAGCCAATAAGATACCGGATAATGTATTGTCATCATTTAAGGATGTTGATTTGATAATACATGCAGGAGATTTGACAACTATGGATGTAATCGATGAACTGGAAAGTATAGCTCCAGTAATGGCGGTTCAGGGAAATATGGATAGGGTTGCAGGATTGAAATTGCCTAAAGCAAGAGTAATTAATGCTGAAGGCCTTAGGATTGGAGTGGCCCACGGCGAGGTCTATCCGAGAGCAGATACCCAGCAATTATTATACCTGGCAAAGCAGTTGGACGTTAATATCCTGGTTAGCGGACATTCCCATCAGCCTAAAATCGAACAGGTTGAAGATGTCCTGCTTTTAAATCCCGGAAGTCCCGTTGTTCCAAGACTAGCCGACAGAACAGTAATGCTTCTTGAAATTAATGACAAAAACGTTGATGTGGAAATAGTCAAAATAGGCGCTCCGGTATGCAGCGCGCTTGATTTTACTCAATATCCGAGGGATTAA
- a CDS encoding RlmE family RNA methyltransferase, with translation MGSKWQMERKKDPYYKRAKAEDYRSRASYKLKQIDKKYKIIKKGNTVVDLGAAPGGWSQVALEKVDEEGIVVGVDLNHIRALPNENYYRIKGDFTTPEVQGKITRVIGGKAKVIMSDASPELCGIKNLDQLRSIDLTNSVIGIADNLLEQKGNLVMKVFQGPEYKEMLDGLKRKYRQVKTTKPPSSRKKSSEMYVIAMGYKHKVKK, from the coding sequence ATGGGCAGTAAATGGCAAATGGAAAGAAAAAAGGATCCGTATTACAAAAGGGCTAAAGCCGAAGATTATCGTTCAAGAGCTTCATATAAACTCAAACAGATAGACAAGAAATACAAAATTATCAAAAAGGGAAATACAGTTGTCGATTTGGGGGCGGCTCCCGGCGGATGGTCACAGGTAGCTCTCGAAAAGGTGGATGAGGAAGGAATAGTCGTCGGCGTTGACTTAAACCACATAAGAGCCCTTCCAAACGAAAACTATTACCGCATCAAGGGGGATTTCACAACGCCTGAGGTTCAGGGAAAAATCACCCGAGTTATCGGCGGAAAGGCAAAGGTCATCATGAGCGACGCATCTCCCGAACTGTGCGGAATAAAAAACCTCGATCAGCTGCGCTCAATCGATTTGACCAATTCAGTCATCGGAATCGCCGACAATCTCTTGGAACAGAAGGGAAACCTTGTAATGAAAGTCTTTCAGGGTCCGGAATATAAGGAAATGCTTGACGGACTTAAAAGGAAATACAGGCAAGTAAAGACCACAAAGCCACCATCTTCACGTAAAAAAAGTTCTGAAATGTATGTTATCGCAATGGGCTACAAACATAAAGTAAAAAAATGA
- a CDS encoding type II toxin-antitoxin system VapC family toxin has translation MIFVDTSFLVGLLLTNDVNNPRANELIDLIDDDDLIINNTVLTETINFLSKCKKIKQGHVIKDSIDILLNSCDIHYLTANDYSAAIGTYLHYNGAVNFSDCTILKSMESLGIDEIVSFDSDFDLISGIKRRY, from the coding sequence ATGATTTTTGTTGATACGTCCTTTCTTGTAGGATTATTATTGACCAATGACGTTAATAATCCTCGAGCCAACGAATTGATTGATTTGATTGACGATGATGATTTGATTATCAATAATACTGTTCTTACAGAAACAATTAACTTCTTAAGCAAATGTAAAAAGATTAAACAGGGTCATGTTATTAAAGATTCAATTGATATATTGTTGAATTCATGCGATATTCATTATTTAACGGCAAATGACTATTCTGCAGCAATTGGTACATATTTGCATTACAATGGTGCCGTAAATTTCTCTGATTGCACTATTTTGAAGTCAATGGAGTCTTTGGGAATTGATGAAATTGTGTCTTTTGACAGCGATTTTGATTTGATTTCCGGCATTAAAAGGCGATATTAG